TTCGCCCGCACGGTTGCAGGCATGCAGCAGATGACTCTTGCCGCTGCCGGTTTCACCCCACAGGTAGATAAAGCGTTGCGCACTTTGCCCTTCCAGCGCGGCGCGCAGGCTATGCAGGGCCTCGGCATTGCGGCCTGGGACAAAATTGTCCAGGCTGGGCAAAGCCGATGGTTGAATGTCGAGCAGTAACTGTTTCATGGCATATAGCCGCAAAGCGGCAAGAGTGGGGCCTGCATTTTATGTGAACCTGATTAATGCAGGTAGATATCGCTATTGAGATAAGCGCGTTTGGCATGGCGCAGGCCAACGGCAATCGCGGCGCTGACAGGCAGCGCCAGCAAAATACCGGTAAAGCCGAACAGCTGGCCACCAGCCAGCAAGGCAAAAATCACCATGACCGGGTGCAGGCCGATACGGTCACCGACCAGCCAGGGCGTGAGCCACATGCTCTCCAGCATCTGGCCGATACCAAATACCGCGATGACAGGAACATACTGGGCGAAGGTGGTGAATTGCAATACCGAAGCCAGTGCCGCGAGCAGCATGCCAGTGCCGATGCCCAGGTAAGGCACAAAGCCAAGCAAGCCTGCAATCAAACCGATGGGCAGCGCGAGCTCCAGTCCGGAAAGCCAGAGGCCGGTGGCGTAAAATGCGCTCATCAACAGCATGACGGATAATTGCCCGCGTAAAAATTCTGCCAGCATCATGTCGACTTCACGGGCAATCTCTACGGTTTTGGCATACCAGCGACGTGGCAGCAATTGATCGAAGCGGTTGAGAATGTCGTGCCAGTCGCGCAGCAGGTAAAACAGCACAATCGGGATCAGCACCAGATTCGCCAGCCAGGCGAACAGCGCCAGCCCGTGATCGCTCAGTGCCAGCAAGAATTTGCCAACGAAATCACTGGCGGATTTCCAATTATTGGTAATCACCTGCTGCACCTTGGTGGCGTCAATATCGATCGCCACGCCGAAGTGCTGCAACAGCCAGGGCTCAATGCGCGTACGCAAGCCGGTAATGTAGGTCGGCAGCTTTTCCATGATCAGCATGAATTCTTTCTGCATCATGGGGATCACGATCAGCAGCAGGATGCAGATAATGGCGATCAGCATCAGCATGACCAGTAATGAGGCGACGGTCCGCCCCAAGGTGAACTGCCAGAGGCGCACCTGCGCCAGTCTGTCGACCAGCGGATTGCAGATATAGGCGAAAATGGCGGCAATCAGAAACGGCGCCATGATGGGCAGCAGCAGATATACCACCAGCAGGAACAGGCCGCCGAGCAGAATCACGCGGTAATCAGGCAACAGGTTTTCTCGTTTGGCGGTCATTTCGGGTAAAATTATATTTAATTACTGTAATTTATCTTGTGGAAAGCGAGAACTCAACTTGAATTCTGATCAAACCAACGGCGGTGCCGCACCAACTTCAATGAGCTATCGCGACGCCGGTGTCGATATCGAAGCCGGCGATGCGCTGGTCGAGGAGATCA
Above is a window of Methylovorus glucosotrophus DNA encoding:
- a CDS encoding AI-2E family transporter, whose product is MTAKRENLLPDYRVILLGGLFLLVVYLLLPIMAPFLIAAIFAYICNPLVDRLAQVRLWQFTLGRTVASLLVMLMLIAIICILLLIVIPMMQKEFMLIMEKLPTYITGLRTRIEPWLLQHFGVAIDIDATKVQQVITNNWKSASDFVGKFLLALSDHGLALFAWLANLVLIPIVLFYLLRDWHDILNRFDQLLPRRWYAKTVEIAREVDMMLAEFLRGQLSVMLLMSAFYATGLWLSGLELALPIGLIAGLLGFVPYLGIGTGMLLAALASVLQFTTFAQYVPVIAVFGIGQMLESMWLTPWLVGDRIGLHPVMVIFALLAGGQLFGFTGILLALPVSAAIAVGLRHAKRAYLNSDIYLH